Proteins found in one Alteromonas macleodii genomic segment:
- a CDS encoding pyridoxamine 5'-phosphate oxidase family protein — protein sequence MSLPRLPSINPAFHHGEIALQKKLGIDKEIGERTKGFIRSYMPEQHRLFFTSSPFTVLALVNDEGYPVAVPVWGEGDFIESPSPTQLRFSLQVQVWNMMLGALDLDVISGSKVGIVGIEYATRRRNRLNGTINHANNGNLTILVDQSFGNCPQYIHKRNTTKRRRLAIGVQPESNASCNVNMATTTTNVIDTRVRTIIESAETFFIASRHSSLGQEANEGLDVSHRGGKAGFVNVKGNTITFPDFSGNKFFNTLGNILLDPRVGLCFWDNETGDLLFIKAKASVESLEPNITEFEGAERFVSLSVLSVTHISGVYPYSHEITDMSPHALKTGDWK from the coding sequence ATGTCACTACCTAGGCTACCGTCAATAAACCCTGCGTTTCACCATGGTGAAATTGCTCTGCAAAAGAAACTCGGTATTGATAAGGAAATAGGCGAGCGAACCAAGGGATTCATCCGTAGCTACATGCCAGAGCAGCATAGGCTTTTCTTTACTTCTAGCCCGTTCACCGTTTTAGCCTTGGTAAATGACGAAGGCTACCCTGTAGCCGTTCCTGTGTGGGGAGAAGGAGATTTCATAGAAAGTCCCTCGCCCACCCAATTGCGCTTTAGCCTTCAAGTACAAGTATGGAACATGATGCTGGGTGCGTTAGATCTCGACGTGATTTCAGGAAGCAAAGTGGGTATAGTCGGAATTGAATATGCAACAAGGCGAAGAAATCGACTAAACGGTACGATAAACCACGCGAATAACGGCAACCTTACGATATTAGTAGATCAAAGTTTCGGTAACTGCCCTCAGTATATTCATAAACGAAACACGACAAAAAGGCGACGTCTTGCCATAGGTGTGCAGCCAGAGAGTAACGCGTCTTGCAATGTTAATATGGCCACTACCACAACAAACGTAATCGACACCAGGGTTCGTACAATAATAGAAAGCGCTGAGACATTTTTTATTGCTTCACGGCATAGTTCTCTGGGACAAGAAGCAAACGAAGGCTTGGACGTATCTCACAGAGGGGGCAAAGCAGGCTTTGTTAACGTGAAAGGAAATACAATAACCTTCCCTGATTTTAGCGGGAATAAGTTCTTTAATACTTTGGGCAACATCCTACTAGACCCACGCGTAGGTTTGTGTTTTTGGGACAATGAAACAGGCGATCTTCTTTTTATTAAAGCAAAGGCAAGTGTCGAATCGCTCGAGCCTAATATAACGGAATTTGAGGGTGCAGAGCGCTTTGTGTCTCTTTCTGTGCTCTCGGTAACGCATATTTCGGGTGTGTATCCCTACTCCCATGAAATCACAGACATGTCCCCCCACGCACTAAAAACGGGCGACTGGAAATAA
- a CDS encoding MFS transporter, producing MNSRQIIANAVIVALGGFIFGLDAALISGTVKFITMEFGLSDLEIGAVVSAPGFGVLFALLVTGQICNAFGRRTTLLIISFLYLFSAVFSVIAFSFETLVAARFIGGLAFTSLSVAAMYIGEVAPPQWRGKLVSMIQINIVVGLSAAYFANYGIVQLSKSDLTWVHAIALDTATWRWMLAVEILPAIMWFILLFKIPRSPRWLVMQGRDDEALLVMQSMMPMELARKELANVRLNLQKDGGASASVKESFKILFSSRVRTAALVGVTIAIVQQITGINAIMFYAPTVFEQVGIGSDAAFLQAAIVGTISVFFTVLAILLIDKLGRRPLIVWGLAWAAISLFACYLGFSSATYEVNEQALLQLKGFSELSALNQLEGVVYQSDIAFKHALQDTVGIEVAKQFEGEILQASTTMNGILVLVGISSFIAAFHFSIGPVMWVLFSEIFPTRVRGVAIPAFALIASIVSYLVQQFFPWQLSNMGAADIFLFYTVCGVVGFIVLFKLMPETKNKSIEEIEAFFASKQLAKGL from the coding sequence ATGAACTCCAGACAAATTATTGCGAATGCAGTTATCGTGGCCCTAGGTGGGTTTATATTTGGATTAGATGCAGCACTTATATCGGGTACCGTTAAGTTCATCACAATGGAATTCGGTTTGAGCGATTTAGAAATAGGTGCAGTAGTAAGTGCCCCTGGTTTTGGAGTGCTCTTCGCACTTCTTGTGACGGGGCAAATTTGCAATGCTTTTGGTAGACGAACCACTTTACTTATCATCTCTTTCCTTTACTTGTTTTCTGCAGTTTTTTCTGTAATAGCTTTTTCATTCGAGACATTGGTTGCCGCTAGATTTATCGGCGGATTGGCATTTACCTCGTTGTCAGTGGCGGCTATGTATATTGGAGAAGTTGCTCCTCCTCAATGGCGGGGAAAGTTAGTGTCTATGATTCAAATTAACATTGTAGTAGGGCTATCTGCAGCGTACTTTGCAAACTATGGCATTGTACAATTGAGCAAGTCAGATCTAACTTGGGTTCACGCAATTGCCTTAGACACAGCCACATGGAGATGGATGCTTGCAGTTGAAATCTTGCCGGCCATCATGTGGTTTATATTGCTCTTTAAAATACCGAGAAGCCCAAGATGGTTGGTAATGCAGGGACGTGATGATGAAGCACTACTAGTAATGCAATCGATGATGCCTATGGAGCTGGCGCGTAAAGAACTAGCCAATGTCAGATTGAATCTGCAAAAAGATGGAGGTGCGTCAGCGAGCGTGAAGGAGTCTTTTAAAATATTATTTTCTAGTCGTGTACGAACAGCTGCATTAGTGGGGGTGACAATAGCAATTGTTCAGCAAATAACAGGTATTAATGCCATTATGTTTTACGCTCCAACGGTTTTCGAGCAAGTGGGAATAGGCTCTGATGCAGCATTTCTCCAAGCTGCTATTGTTGGAACTATTAGTGTGTTTTTTACTGTACTCGCCATTTTACTAATAGATAAGCTAGGTCGGAGACCGCTAATAGTTTGGGGATTGGCATGGGCTGCAATCAGTTTGTTTGCATGTTACCTAGGGTTCAGTTCGGCAACTTATGAAGTAAACGAGCAAGCACTACTGCAATTAAAAGGATTTTCCGAGCTGTCTGCACTAAACCAACTTGAAGGCGTTGTTTACCAGTCGGATATTGCTTTTAAACATGCGCTTCAAGATACAGTTGGAATTGAAGTAGCTAAGCAATTTGAAGGTGAAATTTTGCAAGCCAGCACGACTATGAACGGTATCTTAGTGCTGGTGGGTATTTCAAGCTTTATTGCCGCATTTCATTTCTCTATTGGACCTGTTATGTGGGTGCTTTTTTCTGAGATATTTCCTACGCGTGTTCGAGGTGTTGCGATACCAGCCTTTGCTCTTATCGCCAGTATCGTTAGCTATTTGGTCCAGCAGTTCTTTCCTTGGCAGTTATCTAATATGGGAGCAGCAGATATTTTCTTGTTCTACACGGTATGTGGAGTCGTTGGATTTATTGTGTTGTTTAAATTAATGCCAGAAACCAAAAACAAAAGTATTGAAGAAATTGAAGCTTTTTTCGCTTCAAAGCAATTGGCGAAAGGGCTGTAA
- a CDS encoding beta-galactosidase yields the protein MTIRTRFSVVATCVLAVFGLQSCAKREAYLITDTKELASQHESNTSHDMLESMVKLNENTKSLINANAVDWQISTADDGEKQLNIKFNAASANKPFLTINAESTWDFSLNDTVAVVMDIDNPSSEPVHLHVALTDVHGKKHNRNSAIPPHSSASYYSLIKGENVSLDTGMRSNPKHWDTNYTQLIWRTGSKEIDVSKIKSITFQVMGVMADKYITVRDIRAVRPTSFIQDSAKHIVDEFGQNNKIDFEGKVTSIDNLRQHFKEESVELQAQFPTDRSKFGGYLNGPKLESTGYFRTEKHDGKWALVDPEGYLFFSTGIANVRMANTSTITGFDVPDAYVKSRTSTDLTPEDSMGLNRLSNEAAEHRFEASAIRANMFTSLPDYNEDLGNFYGYRRSVHTGTIDKGETYSYYMANLARKFGDMTVDGVLDKWESLTVKRMQSWGFTSFGNWIDTRFYDNDNFPYFANGWIIGDFKTVSSGNDYWAPIPDPFDEKFAERTDATVKQIALEVKDSPWCVGVFIDNEKSWGIMGSPESQFGLVAGTMALNASDSPAKTAFVEWLKNRYESIQTLNKNWGVSFVSFDELNEGFAINFNSTEAIQDYSELLTFYAEAYFKTVADSMGKYMPNHLYMGARFADWGMTPELRSAAAKHVDVMSYNYYREGINPVFWHFLEELDMPSIIGEFHMGALDSGLFNPGLIGAHTQEIRGQMYETYMNSVIDNPYFVGAHWFQYIDSPIAGRAYDGENYNVGFVSVADIPYKPFIKSVKQVNYSLYQRRFEK from the coding sequence ATGACTATTCGAACCAGGTTTAGCGTGGTTGCCACGTGTGTTTTAGCTGTGTTTGGGCTTCAATCGTGCGCAAAGCGCGAAGCATATTTAATTACTGACACGAAAGAGTTGGCTTCACAACATGAAAGCAATACTTCTCACGACATGCTTGAGTCGATGGTTAAGTTAAATGAAAACACTAAAAGCCTGATAAACGCTAATGCAGTAGATTGGCAAATTTCAACCGCAGACGATGGAGAAAAGCAGCTCAATATAAAATTTAACGCAGCATCAGCAAATAAACCATTTTTAACTATTAATGCTGAGTCGACGTGGGATTTTAGTTTGAACGACACGGTCGCCGTAGTAATGGATATTGATAACCCGAGCAGTGAGCCTGTACACCTTCATGTAGCCCTAACTGATGTGCACGGGAAAAAACACAATCGCAATAGCGCTATACCTCCTCATTCTTCTGCATCTTATTATTCTTTGATAAAAGGGGAGAATGTATCCTTAGATACTGGTATGCGTTCGAACCCCAAACATTGGGACACCAACTACACTCAGCTAATATGGAGAACGGGCTCAAAAGAGATAGATGTCAGTAAAATCAAATCAATTACCTTCCAAGTGATGGGGGTAATGGCCGATAAATATATCACCGTTAGAGATATTAGAGCAGTGCGCCCAACCTCTTTTATTCAAGATTCGGCGAAGCATATTGTCGACGAATTTGGCCAAAACAATAAAATTGATTTTGAAGGCAAAGTTACGTCCATCGACAATTTGCGGCAACATTTCAAAGAAGAAAGTGTTGAACTTCAAGCGCAATTTCCCACTGATAGGAGCAAATTTGGTGGGTACCTCAATGGACCAAAATTAGAAAGTACGGGGTATTTTCGCACTGAAAAGCATGATGGAAAATGGGCCCTTGTAGACCCTGAAGGGTATTTGTTTTTCTCAACAGGAATAGCCAATGTTCGAATGGCAAATACATCTACTATCACCGGGTTTGATGTGCCTGACGCCTATGTTAAATCAAGGACGAGTACTGATTTAACGCCTGAAGATTCAATGGGCCTCAATAGGCTGAGTAATGAAGCAGCAGAGCATCGCTTCGAGGCATCTGCCATACGTGCCAATATGTTTACTTCCTTGCCCGATTATAATGAAGATTTAGGTAACTTTTATGGCTATCGACGCTCTGTGCATACGGGAACGATCGATAAAGGCGAAACCTACAGTTATTACATGGCGAATTTGGCTAGGAAATTTGGAGACATGACGGTAGATGGAGTACTAGATAAGTGGGAGTCACTAACGGTTAAGCGTATGCAAAGCTGGGGCTTTACTTCGTTTGGTAACTGGATTGATACGCGTTTTTACGACAATGACAACTTCCCATATTTTGCTAATGGCTGGATTATTGGTGATTTCAAAACGGTAAGCTCAGGCAATGACTATTGGGCGCCTATTCCTGACCCTTTTGATGAAAAGTTCGCTGAACGAACTGATGCTACAGTGAAGCAGATAGCGCTAGAAGTTAAAGATAGCCCTTGGTGCGTAGGAGTGTTTATCGATAACGAAAAGAGTTGGGGGATTATGGGGAGCCCCGAATCTCAATTCGGTCTAGTAGCGGGTACGATGGCGCTTAATGCAAGCGATAGTCCCGCAAAAACAGCTTTTGTTGAGTGGCTAAAAAATAGATACGAAAGCATCCAGACTCTAAACAAAAATTGGGGTGTATCCTTCGTTAGCTTTGACGAATTAAATGAAGGCTTTGCAATCAACTTTAATTCAACGGAGGCAATTCAAGACTATAGTGAACTTCTCACCTTTTATGCGGAAGCCTATTTTAAAACGGTAGCTGATTCGATGGGTAAATACATGCCCAATCATCTCTATATGGGGGCTAGGTTTGCGGACTGGGGCATGACACCAGAACTGCGCAGTGCAGCTGCGAAGCATGTTGATGTAATGAGTTATAACTACTACAGAGAGGGTATTAACCCTGTATTTTGGCATTTTCTAGAAGAGCTAGATATGCCTTCTATTATCGGAGAGTTTCATATGGGAGCCTTGGACTCTGGTTTATTCAACCCAGGTTTAATTGGAGCTCATACACAAGAAATACGTGGGCAAATGTACGAAACTTATATGAACTCTGTAATCGACAATCCTTATTTTGTAGGGGCTCACTGGTTTCAGTACATTGACTCTCCAATTGCAGGGCGCGCTTATGATGGAGAAAACTACAACGTAGGTTTTGTTTCAGTTGCAGATATTCCCTACAAGCCATTTATTAAATCTGTCAAGCAAGTCAACTACTCGTTATATCAACGTAGGTTTGAGAAGTGA
- a CDS encoding glycoside hydrolase family 117 protein — protein sequence MSQQLSLATKRAIERGYDKKGPEWMIEFDVYPLKGDFAYQEGVIRRDPSSIVKVNGIFHCWYTKGEGETVGFGSSNLEDKVFPWDLTEVWHATSEDGETWKEQGVAISRGEPGSYDDRAVFTPEIFVENDNYYLVYQSVKTPYTNRQYEEIAIAHATSPYGPWQKSPEPIVSPAKDGEWKGEEDNRFHVESKGSFDSHKVHDPCLLSFRGKYYLYYKGETMGESMNMGGREIKHGVAIAESPLGPYTKSELNPISNSGHEVVVWNYNGGIASLLTTDGPEKNTIQFANDGLNFDIMAHIKGAPEAIGLYREEIEKSKAPGLSWGLCHKYDASWNWNFICRFKTRKQILDAGTFQNVAS from the coding sequence ATGAGTCAACAGTTGAGCTTAGCCACCAAGAGAGCGATAGAAAGGGGGTATGATAAAAAAGGCCCCGAATGGATGATTGAGTTTGATGTGTATCCGTTAAAAGGCGATTTTGCATATCAAGAAGGGGTGATTCGTAGAGACCCTTCTTCTATTGTTAAAGTAAACGGTATTTTTCATTGTTGGTATACTAAAGGTGAGGGTGAAACAGTGGGGTTTGGGTCTTCAAATCTTGAAGACAAGGTATTCCCGTGGGACCTTACAGAAGTTTGGCATGCGACGTCGGAAGACGGTGAAACTTGGAAAGAGCAAGGAGTAGCGATATCGAGGGGGGAGCCTGGGTCTTATGATGACCGTGCGGTTTTCACCCCCGAGATTTTTGTTGAAAACGATAACTACTACTTGGTCTATCAAAGTGTTAAGACTCCCTATACCAATAGACAGTATGAAGAAATTGCGATAGCACACGCTACAAGCCCATACGGACCATGGCAAAAGTCACCTGAGCCTATTGTTTCCCCAGCAAAGGATGGTGAGTGGAAAGGGGAAGAGGACAACCGATTCCACGTTGAATCTAAAGGAAGCTTTGATAGCCATAAGGTTCATGATCCTTGCCTGCTATCTTTCCGAGGAAAGTACTATCTCTATTACAAAGGAGAGACAATGGGGGAGTCGATGAATATGGGCGGACGAGAAATAAAGCATGGCGTAGCAATTGCTGAGTCGCCGCTTGGGCCTTACACGAAATCTGAGTTAAACCCAATTTCAAATAGTGGTCATGAAGTCGTCGTTTGGAATTATAACGGTGGCATCGCGTCCCTATTAACTACCGATGGCCCCGAGAAGAATACGATTCAATTTGCCAATGATGGCCTTAACTTTGACATCATGGCACATATAAAAGGTGCGCCTGAAGCTATAGGTCTCTATAGGGAGGAGATTGAAAAAAGCAAGGCGCCAGGGTTGAGTTGGGGGCTATGCCATAAATATGACGCGAGCTGGAATTGGAATTTCATCTGTAGATTTAAGACACGTAAACAAATACTCGATGCTGGTACATTTCAAAACGTTGCAAGTTGA
- a CDS encoding sugar kinase: MPQNNHGKSLLAIGECMVELASFDHSEELCRLGFAGDTLNALIYAKRWDSSLKCAFYSAIGVDNFSNKVLSFFERHEIDAEYVARSRNRNIGLYSIVIDREGERSFDYWREQSAARSMMSLHQARNTVIKDVDIIFFSGIALSIMSENDKQNLIELVSACKSGGVKIAFDPNYRPAMWSGHDHAKLWFDKAYQLSDIALPGLDDHRAVYGHENVNDIVDHLNSLGCREFVVKAGKQGMLAYVDGVCVCQQPFKPEKQTDTTAAGDSFAGVYLAARLNDKDVATSVAAADAMARQVVQYHGAIVPQESTEKAKNEFKQQCGKGEY; encoded by the coding sequence ATGCCACAAAATAATCATGGGAAATCATTACTTGCTATTGGTGAGTGCATGGTCGAGCTTGCTTCATTTGATCACAGTGAAGAGCTATGCCGATTGGGATTTGCGGGGGATACACTCAACGCACTTATCTACGCAAAGCGTTGGGATTCTTCTTTGAAATGTGCCTTTTATAGTGCAATAGGGGTAGATAATTTCAGTAATAAAGTGTTGTCTTTTTTTGAGCGACACGAGATCGACGCAGAGTACGTCGCTCGCAGTAGAAATAGAAATATTGGTCTATACAGCATAGTAATCGATAGAGAAGGTGAAAGGAGCTTCGATTATTGGAGAGAACAATCAGCTGCCCGATCGATGATGTCATTACATCAAGCTCGCAATACTGTTATTAAAGATGTTGATATTATTTTTTTCAGCGGTATAGCACTTAGCATTATGTCTGAAAATGATAAACAAAACCTCATAGAACTTGTCTCTGCTTGTAAGTCAGGTGGAGTGAAAATTGCGTTTGATCCAAACTATCGACCTGCGATGTGGAGTGGGCATGATCATGCAAAGCTTTGGTTTGATAAGGCATATCAACTTTCTGATATTGCACTGCCAGGGCTTGATGACCATCGAGCTGTATATGGTCATGAAAACGTAAACGATATTGTAGACCACTTAAATTCCCTTGGTTGCAGAGAGTTTGTAGTAAAGGCTGGAAAGCAAGGAATGTTGGCCTATGTAGATGGCGTATGCGTTTGTCAGCAACCGTTTAAACCGGAAAAGCAAACCGACACAACCGCTGCCGGAGATTCTTTCGCTGGTGTTTATCTCGCTGCACGCTTAAATGATAAAGATGTCGCAACCTCAGTTGCTGCGGCTGATGCCATGGCGCGGCAAGTTGTGCAGTATCACGGTGCCATTGTTCCGCAGGAAAGCACCGAAAAAGCCAAGAACGAATTTAAACAGCAGTGTGGTAAAGGAGAGTATTAA
- a CDS encoding DUF1348 family protein — protein sequence MRAPTPPFSLETAAQKVRLAEDAWNSKDPVKVAGAYTFDCSWRNRAEFIEGRAQIVSFLTRKWNKELNYKLVKELWTYGSNRIAVRFAYEYKNDSGQWFRAYGNENWQFNPEGLMEKRIASINEHPIAEGDRKFTWDGDRRPDDFPSLSELEL from the coding sequence ATGAGAGCGCCAACACCACCATTTTCACTTGAAACCGCAGCGCAAAAAGTGCGCCTTGCTGAAGACGCTTGGAACAGTAAAGACCCAGTAAAAGTTGCGGGTGCTTATACCTTTGACTGTAGCTGGCGTAACCGCGCAGAGTTCATTGAAGGGCGAGCTCAAATAGTAAGTTTTTTAACGCGAAAGTGGAACAAAGAGCTCAATTATAAACTGGTAAAAGAGCTATGGACATATGGCTCAAACCGCATTGCGGTGCGCTTTGCCTATGAGTACAAAAACGATTCTGGACAATGGTTCAGAGCTTACGGCAACGAAAATTGGCAGTTTAACCCGGAAGGGCTAATGGAAAAGCGTATAGCCAGTATTAACGAACATCCTATTGCTGAGGGTGATAGAAAATTTACCTGGGATGGTGACCGACGCCCCGATGACTTTCCTTCACTGTCGGAGCTTGAACTATAA
- a CDS encoding SMP-30/gluconolactonase/LRE family protein has product MECKDKWRGFCIAGIFALSGKLALAKECESLGERLNSTNLELLSVVTKDSKLCVLESGFQWTEGPVWVNELNGLLFSDIPASKVYHYSEKSGVTEFLSDSRFSNGLIMSPDRKLLLLQSRNRTVSLMEGDVDEPNSTYKNLITSYDSKRLNSPNDGVFNTTGDLFFTDPPYGLPKGIDDPTKELPFQGVFLFTKAGQLNLLESELSFPNGIALALDESYLVVAVSDEKHKAWYQLELGDDSSVTKKTLIHEHKDIEGENSSGLPDGLAFHSNGLLFATGPEGLFVFDSNLVLVGRISIPNVTSNVAFDSTYKTLYITANDTLMSLSMM; this is encoded by the coding sequence ATGGAATGTAAAGACAAATGGAGAGGTTTTTGTATAGCTGGCATATTTGCTTTGTCTGGAAAACTAGCGCTTGCCAAAGAATGCGAGTCTTTAGGTGAACGCCTTAATTCTACAAACTTGGAGTTGTTAAGTGTAGTAACTAAAGACAGTAAATTATGTGTATTAGAGAGTGGCTTCCAATGGACAGAAGGGCCTGTTTGGGTAAACGAGTTAAATGGGCTCTTATTTTCTGATATTCCAGCTAGTAAAGTATACCACTACAGTGAAAAGTCGGGAGTTACAGAGTTTTTAAGTGACAGTCGCTTTTCTAATGGTCTAATCATGTCTCCTGATAGAAAGTTATTACTGCTTCAATCTCGAAATCGAACGGTAAGCTTGATGGAAGGAGATGTTGATGAGCCGAACTCTACTTATAAAAACCTAATTACTTCTTATGATTCAAAGCGCTTGAATAGTCCAAACGATGGCGTGTTTAACACAACAGGTGACTTGTTTTTTACTGACCCTCCTTACGGGTTACCCAAAGGCATAGATGATCCAACCAAAGAACTACCGTTTCAAGGCGTCTTTTTATTCACTAAGGCGGGCCAGCTTAATTTATTAGAAAGTGAGCTTAGTTTTCCAAATGGGATAGCTCTAGCGTTAGATGAAAGCTATTTAGTGGTAGCGGTGTCTGACGAAAAACATAAAGCATGGTACCAACTTGAGCTAGGCGACGATAGTTCAGTTACGAAGAAAACACTTATACATGAGCATAAAGACATAGAGGGTGAAAACTCTAGCGGTCTTCCTGATGGCTTAGCTTTTCACAGTAATGGACTGTTGTTCGCGACAGGCCCGGAGGGGCTTTTTGTTTTCGATAGCAATTTAGTGTTGGTTGGTCGTATTTCCATTCCAAATGTCACGTCAAATGTTGCTTTTGATAGTACTTACAAAACTTTATATATAACAGCTAATGACACATTGATGTCTTTAAGTATGATGTAA
- a CDS encoding glutathione S-transferase family protein, which translates to MTHQINKVKPQHPITLIQNPKSGHCHKVSLFMALNAIPFITVEPDMASGEHKSERFSVLNVFKQVPVITDGDITLADSNAILVYLINAYADSDYWLGKSAKEKALIQRWLSVSAGELAKGPAAARLEYVFGATVHVPTVLATSATLLENIEAHLLHSKSVFLVGHHVTAADIAMYSYMAHAPEGGISLEKHPRITEWLKAIESLNGFVPMPSSDIAPARN; encoded by the coding sequence ATGACGCACCAAATAAATAAAGTTAAGCCCCAACACCCTATAACTTTGATTCAAAACCCTAAGTCTGGCCACTGTCATAAAGTTTCGCTATTTATGGCGCTCAACGCCATTCCTTTTATAACCGTTGAACCTGACATGGCCAGTGGCGAGCACAAAAGTGAGCGTTTTAGTGTACTTAACGTTTTCAAACAAGTCCCCGTGATAACTGACGGCGATATCACTTTGGCTGACTCTAATGCCATCTTGGTTTATTTGATCAACGCATATGCAGACAGCGATTATTGGTTAGGAAAAAGTGCCAAAGAAAAAGCGCTTATTCAACGTTGGCTCTCGGTTTCAGCAGGTGAACTTGCTAAAGGGCCCGCTGCCGCGCGATTAGAATACGTGTTTGGCGCAACAGTTCATGTTCCCACTGTACTTGCCACCAGCGCTACATTGCTAGAAAACATCGAAGCGCATTTATTGCATTCGAAAAGTGTTTTTCTAGTAGGTCATCACGTCACCGCCGCAGATATCGCTATGTATTCTTACATGGCTCACGCCCCTGAAGGTGGCATATCGCTGGAAAAGCACCCTCGCATAACTGAATGGCTAAAGGCTATCGAGAGCTTAAACGGCTTTGTTCCAATGCCATCATCTGATATTGCTCCAGCTCGAAATTAG
- a CDS encoding mandelate racemase/muconate lactonizing enzyme family protein, which yields MTAIPLSTNHVSASGIKDVEVSYYVIPLPEVLSDAKHGDHTHFELITCTVTCGDGTQGTGYTYTGGKGGQAIFSLLKYDLAKFLVGKDADCVESIWEQMQYALHYVGRGGLVSFAISAVDIALWDIRCKRIQQPLWRLAGGFSDRTPCYAGGIDLNFNEEKLISNVDGYLKKGFKAVKIKVGKPDINEDIARVAAVRNHIGDSVAFMVDANYSMSPEHAIRFANAIEKYNIHWFEEPTIPDDYQSYSRIACATNIPLAMGENLHTLYEFNYAINQSKLSYLQPDASNIGGITGWLKVASLAHINNLKVCSHGMQELHVSLMASQPNAGMMEYHSFPIDAYTKHPVTLDKDGFAVAPNVIGVGVIFDKEKLSPHKVM from the coding sequence GTGACAGCAATCCCTTTAAGTACAAATCATGTTTCTGCCAGTGGTATCAAAGATGTTGAGGTTAGCTATTACGTTATCCCACTCCCGGAAGTGTTAAGCGACGCAAAACACGGTGACCATACACATTTTGAGTTGATTACCTGCACAGTGACATGCGGAGATGGTACCCAAGGTACTGGCTATACCTACACAGGCGGTAAAGGCGGACAAGCTATATTCAGCCTTTTAAAATATGACTTAGCCAAATTTTTGGTAGGTAAAGATGCTGATTGCGTTGAGTCTATCTGGGAGCAAATGCAATATGCATTGCACTATGTGGGGCGTGGTGGTTTAGTAAGTTTTGCGATATCTGCCGTTGATATTGCCTTGTGGGACATTCGCTGCAAGCGCATCCAACAACCCCTTTGGCGTCTAGCGGGCGGTTTTTCAGATAGGACCCCTTGCTACGCTGGAGGAATAGACCTTAATTTCAATGAAGAAAAGCTTATATCGAACGTAGACGGATATTTGAAAAAAGGGTTCAAGGCAGTAAAAATAAAAGTGGGTAAGCCTGATATAAACGAAGATATTGCCCGAGTCGCAGCAGTTCGAAATCACATTGGAGACAGCGTCGCTTTTATGGTGGACGCCAACTATTCTATGTCTCCTGAACATGCTATTCGATTCGCCAACGCGATTGAGAAATACAATATTCATTGGTTTGAAGAACCGACAATTCCAGACGACTATCAAAGCTATTCACGCATTGCATGTGCAACCAACATCCCTCTAGCAATGGGTGAGAATTTACATACATTGTATGAGTTCAATTATGCCATCAATCAATCAAAACTCTCGTACCTTCAGCCCGATGCATCGAATATTGGCGGGATTACTGGCTGGTTAAAAGTCGCGAGCCTCGCTCATATAAATAACCTGAAAGTTTGTAGTCATGGAATGCAGGAGCTGCACGTATCATTGATGGCTTCCCAGCCTAATGCAGGAATGATGGAATACCACTCGTTCCCCATAGATGCTTATACGAAGCACCCGGTCACTTTAGATAAAGACGGCTTTGCCGTTGCGCCCAATGTCATTGGTGTAGGCGTAATTTTTGATAAAGAAAAACTCTCACCGCATAAGGTCATGTAA